A genomic stretch from Erigeron canadensis isolate Cc75 chromosome 9, C_canadensis_v1, whole genome shotgun sequence includes:
- the LOC122581186 gene encoding E3 ubiquitin-protein ligase SINAT2-like → MGPGGNIYQDVTESHGDCGFKSTNIEGRSCLRLCVSAGGRHGVAPKSAVHELLECPVCLNIMHPPIHQCPNGHTICVVCKSQMQNSCPICRQELGNIRCLALEKVAESIELPCKYNYLGCQDIFPYHSRIRHEEICKYRGYNCPYAGTECCVTGDIPFLVAHLKADHSVDMHDGSTFNHRYVKPNPHEIENATWMLTIFNCFGYQFCLHFEAFHLGMAPVYMAFLRFMGDENDASKFSYSLEVGANGRKLKWQGVPRSIRDSHKTVRDSLDGLIITRNIALFFSGGDRKELKLKVAGQIWKEQS, encoded by the exons ATGGGTCCTGGAGGTAATATATATCAAGATGTTACTGAATCACATGGTGACTGTGGTTTTAAATCTACAAATATTGAAGGGCGAAGTTGCCTGAGATTATGTGTATCAGCTGGTGGAAGGCATGGAGTGGCTCCAAAAAGTGCAGTCCATGAGCTACTCGAGTGTCCTGTGTGTTTAAACATAATGCACCCTCCAATTCATCAA TGTCCAAATGGTCACACTATCTGTGTTGTTTGTAAATCTCAAATGCAAAATAGCTGCCCAATATGCCGGCAAGAGCTTGGAAACATACGTTGTCTGGCCTTGGAGAAAGTTGCAGAGTCGATAGAATTGCCATGCAAATACAATTACTTGGGCTGCCAAGACATTTTTCCTTATCATAGTAGGATAAGACATGAAGAAATTTGCAAATATCGTGGATATAATTGCCCATATGCAGGCACAGAATGCTGTGTCACAGGTGACATCCCATTTCTTGTCGCACATCTGAAGGCCGATCACAGTGTTGATATGCACGATGGCTCCACCTTCAACCACCGTTACGTAAAGCCCAATCCTCATGAAATTGAAAATGCTACATGGATGTTGACG ATTTTCAATTGCTTCGGATATCAATTCTGTTTGCACTTTGAGGCATTTCATTTGGGCATGGCACCAGTGTACATGGCATTTTTGCGTTTTATGGGCGACGAAAATGACGCCAGCAAGTTCAGCTACAGTCTTGAGGTTGGTGCAAATGGCAGAAAACTAAAATGGCAAGGGGTTCCAAGGAGTATTCGTGACAGTCACAAAACAGTTAGAGATAGTCTAGATGGGTTGATCATAACAAGGAATATAGCATTGTTCTTCTCCGGGGGTGATAGGAAGGAGCTGAAGCTGAAAGTGGCCGGCCAGATATGGAAAGAACAATCTTAA
- the LOC122582809 gene encoding uncharacterized protein LOC122582809 encodes MAPLCWRHHTLIQALLSRGPLKDQDFHSIFSDVTGKSFDSNQKLFNDYLRKINMELSYVQLELRACRNQYDGCVYYGVINTVADEQSKLGTKYSVPQIAFYKAIIEAIVQDATAQGTMCNIEALNIRLENQGASSSQAPPAFKNFSMSQKEKTIKELVQDQWLCDTPDARIGLGVRSFLDLRSWFHSNEVPPCDVCNEAGIKADMCRNESCTVRIHKYCLKAKFSQARTEKVCPGCGTQWPYVAAKAEAVEEDDTDDHQPPPESLRRKRPRGSRQVPEDESNGPSQVQPSSGPSRRRLRRLGNDEDEELIGPSQGQPSTQTLRRAKVEKFTDAEVDNAGAGPSTRRTTRTSTRLHR; translated from the exons ATGGCGCCGTTGTGCTGGAGACACCATACCTTAATTCAAGCTCTATTATCTCGCGGCCCACTTAAAGATCAAGACTTTCACTCCATCTTCTCTGACGTCACTGGCAAATCTTTTG ATTCTAATCAGAAGTTATTCAACGATTATCTGCGAAAGATAAACATGGAGCTGTCTTATGTTCAGCTTGAGTTACGGGCTTGCAGAAACCAGTACGATGGCTGTGTGTATTATGGAGTGATCAACACTGTTGCAGACGAGCAGTCCAAGCTTGGAACTAAATACAGCGTACCTCAGATTGCTTTCTATAAGGCCATT ATTGAAGCTATAGTCCAAGATGCCACTGCTCAGGGTACTATGTGTAACATTGAAGCCCTCAATATCCGGCTTGAAAACCAG GGAGCTTCTTCATCTCAAGCCCCACCAGCATTCAAGAATTTCTCGATGTCTCAGAAGGAGAAAACTATTAAAGAATTGGTTCAGGACCAGTGGTTGTGTGATACCCCAGATGCTAGAATTGGACTTGGTGTTAGATCATTTTTGGATCTCCGGAGCTGGTTTCATAGCAATGAAGTTCCACCATGTGATGTCTGCAACGAAGCTGGAATAaag GCAGATATGTGCCGAAATGAAAGTTGTACTGTTCGAATTCACAAGTATTGTCTTAAGGCGAAATTTTCTCAAGCAAGG ACTGAAAAGGTTTGCCCAGGTTGTGGCACACAATGGCCTTACGTGGCAGCCAAAGCTGAAGCTGTTGAGGAAGATGATACGGATGATCATCAGCCACCTCCTGAATCCTTGAGGCGAAAGAGGCCAAGAGGTTCCAGACAAGTTCCAGAGGATGAGTCAAATGGTCCGTCTCAGGTTCAACCATCTTCTGGTCCCTCAAGGAGAAGGCTCAGAAGACTTggaaatgatgaagatgaggaGTTGATTGGTCCATCTCAAGGTCAACCGTCAACACAAACCTTACGTAGAGCAAAGGTTGAAAAATTTACAGATGCTGAGGTTGATAATGCTGGTGCGGGTCCTTCAACTAGGAGAACAACCAGAACTTCTACTCGGTTACAccgttga
- the LOC122581184 gene encoding putative disease resistance RPP13-like protein 1, with translation MAEVLVSAIVTVLVDKLYSAALMSFAQSQGIDSQLKKWKKTLPVIQAVLADAAQKQITQKPVELWLVELQDLAYDIEDVLDDIATEVMKRKLQESRNGSTRSSKVLKMIPSCCTSFIPNNIMYGRNITSKLDEITTRLHDLSEQRQSLGLVVNGETSASYRTNKRLEETSLLPDVSEILGRDGDKEVLLGNLLEDEGSCSHKNVISIVSIVGMGGIGKTTLARLLYNDPKVKGHFELRAWVCVSDDFDVFDITKQIYQAVVGEDKTFTNLDLLQMALKEKLSKQRFLLVLDDVWNEDHKKWETLKQPLVGAPGSKVIVTTRNTVVASVMNSAQPHNLGALSGDIALSLFAQYALEEQNFDKHPSVSTIAQGIVQKCGGLPLALVTIGRVLKTKGMDVVEWEELLKSEIWSSQDESGILPALKLSYYHLPSHLKQLFAYCSLYPKDHLFDKNELVLKWMAQGFLSQPRGDKSMENLGHAYFQELHLRCFFQPSTDVESRYTMHDLMHDLAISVGGKFFFMLDEKVDKNGQNENFEKFRHFSFTGAEYRMFKELHRARCLRTLLRVGYWGSRWDIINAELLTQLRFLRVLSLTDNSITEVPQSIGNLKHLRYLNLSQTNIKNLPKQVGKLYNLQSLLVRHCHQLSSLPDSFAELINLRHLDMVNTSMLKKTPLGIGGSTSLQTLTKIYIEEGNGFKISELKGLSDLQGALSIEGLHKVIHPTEADDANLQLKRGLDNLYMEWSDVFDALRSRTIEYDVLEKLRPPSKLKRLSISFYGGMKFPTWLGDPTSFDRLSELMLSGCENCKYLPTLGNLSSLRELCLRGMKAVHMVGFELLSSTKPLHGNAFPSLESLEVEDMESLEIWSTSIGDDVEAPQLFPSLRAITFRRCPKLGKVSFGLIPLLKDLTVKGCSRKVLKDLVGVSSSIRRLEVGAIKGLTQLDKEVLKHLGAVQALEIQGCHELRCPWELELEACRFFRSLQELYVYNCPKLESIKGEKEGVNIMGSLRKVVLHSCDALESYYCPSSVETLDILTCSSLTSLSFSKLQEEDLPSSSSNLKYLRIGNCNNIKSISKEHLQSLTSLEEIEIYDCPCMEDSFPSRGLLWPPNLKKLMIGELKKPMSEWGLQNYPHSLVELSLHGKNSGVVSFGIIGEEQEHHNNKNTTTISSSCFLLPPSLTYLFIINFEGVESVSEVLQHLPHLQKLNFWNCPKLRDVPMTTSSVTVRMRKW, from the coding sequence ATGGCTGAAGTCCTTGTTAGCGCCATCGTGACTGTTCTGGTTGATAAGCTATACTCTGCTGCCTTAATGAGTTTTGCTCAATCTCAAGGAATCGATTCTCAGCTGAAAAAGTGGAAGAAAACTTTGCCCGTGATCCAAGCTGTGCTTGCTGATGCAGCCCAGAAGCAAATTACACAAAAACCAGTTGAACTGTGGCTGGTTGAGCTCCAGGATTTGGCATACGACATTGAAGACGTACTTGATGATATCGCCACAGAAGTTATGAAGCGAAAATTGCAAGAATCTAGAAATGGAAGCACAAGAAGTAGTAAGGTACTAAAGATGATCCCATCTTGTTGTACTAGCTTCATTCCTAATAATATCATGTATGGTCGTAATATTACCTCGAAGCTAGATGAGATTACCACTAGATTGCATGATCTTTCCGAGCAGAGACAGAGTCTGGGTTTAGTTGTGAATGGTGAAACATCAGCTAGCTATAGAACAAATAAACGATTAGAGGAAACTTCACTGCTGCCGGATGTGTCTGAAATATTGGGTCGGGATGGGGACAAAGAGGTTTTACTGGGGAATTTGTTGGAGGATGAAGGATCATGCAGTCATAAAAATGTTATCAGTATTGTGTCAATAGTTGGTATGGGCGGGATTGGAAAAACAACTCTTGCAAGACTTTTATACAACGACCCAAAAGTGAAGGGTCACTTTGAACTCAGGGCATGGGTTTGTGTTTCTGATGACTTCGATGTGTTTGATATCACCAAACAAATTTATCAAGCCGTAGTTGGGGAGGACAAAACGTTTACTAATCTAGATCTGCTTCAAATGGCTCTgaaagaaaaactttcaaaacaaaGGTTCCTACTCGTTCTAGATGACGTCTGGAACGAAGACCACAAGAAGTGGGAAACCCTTAAACAGCCACTTGTAGGGGCACCGGGAAGTAAAGTTATTGTGACAACCCGGAACACCGTGGTTGCATCAGTGATGAACTCAGCTCAACCTCATAATCTGGGGGCTTTGTCTGGTGATATAGCATTATCTTTGTTTGCTCAATATGCACTTGAAGAACAAAACTTTGACAAACATCCATCGGTTTCTACAATTGCTCAAGGTATCGTTCAGAAGTGTGGGGGTTTGCCTTTGGCTTTGGTAACAATTGGGAGGGTATTGAAGACTAAAGGAATGGATGTTGTTGAATGGGAGGAGTTGTTGAAAAGTGAAATATGGAGTTCACAGGACGAAAGTGGTATTCTTCCAGCACTCAAGCTGAGCTACTATCATCTCCCTTCACATTTAAAGCAGTTGTTTGCATATTGCTCCTTGTATCCAAAGGACCATCTGTTTGATAAGAACGAACTTGTCCTAAAGTGGATGGCACAAGGATTTCTGTCCCAACCAAGAGGCGACAAATCAATGGAGAATTTGGGTCATGCGTATTTTCAAGAGCTGCATTTAAGGTGTTTTTTTCAGCCTTCAACAGATGTCGAATCAAGATACACAATGCATGACTTGATGCATGACTTGGCCATAAGCGTTGGAGGAAAGTTTTTCTTTATGTTGGATGAAAAGGTTGACAAAAATGGTCAGAATGAAAACTTTGAGAAGTTTCGCCACTTTTCATTCACAGGTGCGGAATATAGAATGTTCAAGGAACTACATAGAGCTAGATGCCTGCGAACATTATTACGTGTTGGTTATTGGGGAAGTAGATGGGACATTATTAATGCAGAATTACTTACTCAATTACGCTTTCTGAGAGTGTTGAGCTTAACTGATAATTCAATCACAGAGGTACCACAATCCATTGGTAATCTCAAGCATTTACGATACCTTAATTTATCCCAAACCAACATCAAAAACTTGCCAAAACAAGTCGGTAAACTTTATAATCTTCAAAGCTTGTTGGTTCGTCATTGTCATCAGTTATCTAGCTTGCCAGACAGTTTCGCAGAGTTGATAAACTTGCGACATCTTGACATGGTCAATACTTCAATGTTGAAGAAGACACCCTTAGGGATCGGTGGATCAACAAGTCTACAAACTCTAACTAAGATTTATATCGAAGAAGGTAACGGGTTTAAAATATCCGAGCTTAAGGGCTTGTCAGATCTCCAAGGTGCTCTTTCCATTGAGGGGTTGCACAAAGTGATACATCCAACAGAAGCAGATGATGCAAACTTACAACTAAAAAGAGGTCTTGATAATTTGTATATGGAATGGAGTGATGTCTTTGATGCTCTTCGGAGTCGAACTATCGAGTATGACGTACTTGAAAAGCTAAGGCCTCCCTCTAAGTTAAAAAGACTGAGCATTTCTTTCTATGGGGGAATGAAATTTCCTACATGGCTTGGGGATCCAACATCATTTGATCGATTATCAGAACTTATGTTAAGCGGCTGTGAAAACTGCAAATATTTACCAACGCTTGGGAATCTAAGTTCACTTCGGGAGTTGTGTTTGAGGGGCATGAAAGCGGTGCATATGGTGGGTTTTGAGTTGCTATCATCTACTAAACCTTTACATGGTAATGCTTTTCCGTCACTTGAATCTTTGGAAGTTGAAGATATGGAAAGTCTGGAGATATGGTCGACTAGCATTGGTGATGATGTCGAGGCTCCTCAATTGTTTCCCAGTCTTCGTGCGATTACATTTAGAAGGTGTCCGAAACTTGGTAAGGTATCATTTGGATTGATACCATTACTTAAGGATTTAACTGTAAAAGGTTGTTCACGGAAAGTGTTGAAAGACTTGGTTGGTGTGTCTTCATCAATCCGCAGATTGGAGGTGGGTGCAATTAAAGGGCTGACTCAACTGGATAAAGAAGTCTTAAAACATCTTGGAGCAGTTCAAGCTCTAGAAATCCAGGGTTGTCATGAATTAAGATGCCCGTGGGAACTAGAATTGGAAGCATGCAGATTTTTTCGGAGTTTACAAgagttgtatgtatataactGTCCAAAGCTGGAATCAATTAAGGGAGAGAAAGAAGGGGTTAATATCATGGGATCTCTTAGAAAAGTGGTTCTTCATAGCTGTGATGCACTGGAGAGTTACTACTGTCCGTCTAGTGTTGAGACGTTGGATATATTGACTTGTTCATCGTTGACATCATTGAGCTTCTCGAAATTGCAGGAAGAAGACCTCCCATCATCATCCTCTAATTTGAAGTATCTAAGGATTGGCAATTGCAATAATATAAAGTCGATCTCTAAAGAGCATTTGCAAAGTCTCACATCCTTGGAAGAGATAGAGATATATGACTGTCCATGCATGGAGGACTCATTTCCATCACGTGGGTTGTTGTGGCCTCCTAATTTGAAGAAATTAATGATAGGAGAACTAAAGAAGCCAATGTCAGAGTGGGGGCTTCAAAATTACCCACACTCTCTTGTTGAACTATCCTTACATGGAAAGAATTCAGGAGTGGTTTCATTTGGAATAATAGGGGAAGAACAAGaacatcataataataaaaatactacGACTATTAGTTCATCATGTTTTCTTCTTCCGCCATCtctaacttatttatttatcattaattttgAGGGAGTGGAATCAGTTTCAGAGGTCTTACAGCACCTTCCTCACCTTCAAAAACTGAATTTTTGGAATTGCCCGAAGCTTAGAGATGTACCAATGACAACTTCATCTGTGACAGTACGTATGAGAAAATGGTAG
- the LOC122581185 gene encoding putative F-box protein At1g49610, with translation MEVKAPKRIKTQEQEEDRISLLSDRLIIEEILPRLESTKSAIRTGALSKRWRHLWPLVPSLHFTDYSFKKLHPFFISKPLPEFYTSVDKTLDQCKFKNLKKFSVSANYCFYFESDVDKWIQFVISCKVQNFHMDLNYKHFTDQFVFEDESFFINSHFTHLHLEHCLFYPTGPISWNNLTHLTISYARLDHDLIEDILSGSPVLDTLRLVDCYGYLWINVTSKSVKNLVFHGYNNLDDKSDNLEDVIEINAPYIKSLKICGYLLLWKLVLRDVSSLVKAELDYTKMGYNEMTSKVEREEMLKRFILRLHHVKELKIGIDCYTVFSRLEAKGFIFPSSLKVVKVDYPIYDTDSTELGDSSDSDSSVGDTAVDSEEDILLDDWSWRGRG, from the exons ATGGAAGTTAAAGCTCCAAAACGGATCAAAACccaagaacaagaagaagataGAATAAGCTTATTATCAGATCGTTTGATTATCGAAGAAATCCTTCCTCGTTTGGAGTCCACAAAATCCGCAATTAGAACAGGTGCTCTTTCCAAAAGATGGCGACATCTTTGGCCTTTAGTTCCATCTCTTCATTTTACTgattattcatttaaaaaacTACACCccttttttatttctaaaccCTTACCCGAATTCTATACATCTGTTGATAAAACCCTAGATCAATGCAAGttcaagaatttaaaaaaatttagtgttagTGCCAATTACTGTTTCTATTTCGAATCCGATGTCGATAAATGGATTCAGTTTGTTATTAGCTGTAAAGTCCAAAACTTTCACATGGATTTAAATTATAAGCATTTTACAGACCAGTTTGTATTCGAAGACGAATCATTTTTTATCAATTCCCATTTTACCCATCTGCATTTGGAACACTGCTTGTTTTATCCAACCGGGCCGATTAGTTGGAACAATCTTACCCATTTAACGATTTCGTATGCGAGATTAGACCATGATTTGATTGAAGATATATTATCTGGGAGTCCTGTGTTGGATACTTTGAGGTTGGTCGATTGTTATGGTTATTTATGGATCAATGTTACTTCTAAGAGTGTTAAGAATTTGGTGTTTCATGGATATAATAATCTTGATGATAAAAGTGATAATCTTGAAGATGTTATTGAAATCAATGCTCCTTATATTAAATCACTAAAAATTTGTGGGTATTTGTTGTTATGGAAGCTTGTGTTGCGAGATGTGTCTTCTTTAGTCAAAGCTGAGTTAGATTATACCAAGATGGGGTATAATGAGATGACATCTAAAGTAGAGAGAGAAGAGATGCTTAAAAGGTTTATACTGCGCCTTCACCATGTCAAAGAGCTCAAAATCGGGATTGATTGTTATACG GTTTTCTCTCGTTTGGAGGCTAAAGGTTTCATTTTTCCATCTAGCTTGAAGGTTGTAAAAGTTGATTATCCTATTTATGATACCGATTCGACAGAGCTGGGTGATTCCTCTGATAGCGACTCATCTGTTGGTGACACAGCTGTAGATTCGGAGGAAGATATTTTACTTGATGATTGGTCCTGGAGAGGACGAGGCTAA